The Porphyrobacter sp. HT-58-2 genome has a window encoding:
- a CDS encoding LysR family transcriptional regulator, protein MKRTHLPLNALRVFDAAARHLSFTRAADELAVTPAAVGQQIRALEDVLGVVLFRRTSKGLELTPEGEAGLDPLREGFLRFEESVAAMQAGQASDRYTIATPREFYAEWLAPRLAKFQSETTRDSGGVQYILAPDEHADFTEANLDLAIRLVDGPGDLQGVQLAPALRVTVAAPEHRDAWIDWPGMPLPQGVNPCIKAGSPGQALASALAGMGRTILPLALAESAIARGSLIALTEPEPAIRSYWLLAPAPQWRSKKVRALVSYLAP, encoded by the coding sequence GTGAAGCGCACCCATCTGCCCCTCAACGCCCTGCGCGTGTTCGATGCCGCCGCCCGGCACCTGTCCTTCACCCGCGCCGCGGACGAGCTTGCCGTCACCCCCGCCGCCGTCGGCCAGCAGATCCGCGCATTGGAGGACGTGCTCGGCGTCGTCCTGTTCCGCCGCACCTCCAAGGGCCTCGAGCTGACCCCCGAGGGCGAGGCCGGGCTCGATCCCTTGCGCGAGGGCTTCCTCCGCTTCGAGGAGAGCGTCGCGGCGATGCAGGCGGGCCAGGCCTCCGACCGCTACACCATCGCGACCCCCCGCGAATTCTACGCCGAATGGCTCGCCCCCCGCCTCGCGAAGTTCCAGTCCGAAACGACCAGGGATTCGGGCGGCGTGCAATACATCCTCGCCCCTGACGAACACGCCGATTTCACCGAGGCCAATCTCGATCTCGCGATCCGGCTGGTCGACGGGCCGGGGGATCTGCAAGGCGTCCAGCTCGCCCCCGCCTTGCGCGTCACCGTCGCCGCGCCCGAGCATCGGGACGCGTGGATCGACTGGCCGGGGATGCCGCTTCCGCAAGGCGTGAACCCCTGCATCAAGGCCGGCAGCCCCGGACAGGCGCTCGCCTCGGCGCTCGCCGGAATGGGGCGCACGATCCTGCCGCTGGCCCTTGCCGAGAGCGCGATTGCGCGCGGGAGCCTCATCGCCCTCACCGAGCCTGAACCCGCGATCCGCAGCTACTGGCTGCTCGCCCCCGCGCCGCAATGGCGATCAAAGAAGGTGCGCGCGCTGGTAAGCTACCTCGCCCCCTGA
- a CDS encoding phospholipid carrier-dependent glycosyltransferase, whose protein sequence is MAEAQAPLSAPAQPPQHPSEPLVWAAALTGLYALLAGWRLTTPSIPYFDEVHYLPAAREMLAAWETGQGLYLNREHPLLGKALMAAGMALAGDNPLGWRIMPLLAGTLALFASMRALWHASGDRFAAIAFGVLLATGFHLFVQSRIAMLDIFMAAFLAVAAWQFAGACAEPEKGRWRLALTGIALGCAMGAKWNAITLAMLPGLAFLAARLSAGRRRLLLSRRGAPVPGIRLIEAFVWLGILPLGVYAATFAPGYWLADTLGPSPLAQNGLIALHREIFALQSQLMTPHTYMSTWDQWVLNTRGIWYLYEAVDGAQRGLLLIGNPLTMLLGLPALAWCLASGAWRGDWAKLAVVIGYAASLGLWLIAPKPVQFYYHYFVPSAFLLAALALALSDLRRAGWGAWLAWGTLAGSAALFAVFHPILSAAPLDAPDSFVTWMWIEGWR, encoded by the coding sequence ATGGCCGAGGCGCAAGCACCCCTCTCCGCTCCCGCACAGCCGCCGCAGCACCCGAGCGAGCCGCTGGTTTGGGCCGCCGCCCTGACGGGGCTCTACGCGCTGCTTGCGGGCTGGCGGCTGACGACGCCTTCCATCCCGTATTTTGATGAGGTGCATTACCTGCCCGCCGCGCGCGAGATGCTGGCGGCATGGGAGACGGGACAAGGCCTCTATCTCAACCGCGAACACCCGCTGCTTGGCAAGGCGCTGATGGCAGCTGGCATGGCGCTGGCGGGCGACAACCCGCTGGGCTGGCGGATCATGCCGCTGCTGGCGGGGACGCTGGCCTTGTTCGCGAGCATGCGCGCGCTGTGGCACGCGAGCGGCGACCGGTTCGCCGCAATCGCCTTCGGCGTGCTGCTGGCAACCGGCTTTCATCTTTTCGTGCAATCGCGCATCGCCATGCTCGACATTTTCATGGCCGCCTTCCTTGCGGTTGCAGCGTGGCAGTTTGCCGGGGCCTGTGCCGAGCCGGAAAAGGGCCGCTGGCGACTGGCGCTGACCGGCATCGCGCTAGGCTGTGCGATGGGGGCGAAGTGGAACGCGATAACGCTGGCGATGTTGCCGGGGCTGGCGTTTCTTGCAGCCCGCCTGTCCGCCGGACGCCGCCGTCTGCTGCTCTCGCGCCGCGGTGCGCCGGTGCCGGGGATTCGGCTGATCGAGGCCTTCGTATGGCTCGGCATCTTGCCGCTTGGCGTCTACGCAGCGACCTTTGCGCCGGGATACTGGTTGGCCGACACGCTCGGCCCCTCGCCGCTCGCGCAAAATGGCCTGATCGCTCTGCACCGCGAAATCTTCGCCCTTCAGAGCCAGCTGATGACCCCGCACACCTATATGAGCACCTGGGATCAGTGGGTGCTGAACACGCGCGGGATCTGGTATCTTTATGAAGCGGTGGATGGGGCGCAGCGCGGCCTGCTGCTGATCGGAAATCCGTTGACGATGCTGCTGGGCCTGCCCGCGCTGGCATGGTGCCTGGCAAGCGGCGCGTGGCGCGGTGACTGGGCGAAGCTGGCCGTGGTGATCGGCTATGCCGCAAGCCTAGGCCTGTGGCTGATCGCCCCCAAGCCGGTGCAGTTCTATTATCATTATTTCGTGCCGAGTGCCTTTCTGTTGGCGGCGCTGGCACTGGCGCTGTCAGACCTGCGCCGTGCGGGATGGGGCGCGTGGCTGGCGTGGGGAACGCTGGCAGGCTCTGCGGCGCTGTTCGCTGTGTTCCACCCGATCCTCAGCGCCGCCCCGCTCGACGCCCCGGACAGCTTCGTCACATGGATGTGGATCGAAGGGTGGCGGTGA
- a CDS encoding glycosyltransferase family 2 protein, which produces MPLDLAIILPTLNERGNLAPLVDRIDAAMGDTAWEVIIVDDDSRDGTADEARALAVSDPRVRVIQRIGRRGLASAAIEGFCATAAPFVAVMDADHQHDPALLPAMLASLKAGEAEVCVASRFMQGASTANWAAPERERLSAFANRVARRLTGVALSDPMSGYFMLSAAHARALVPRLSGIGFKILLDLLATSDRPLRVKELPLQFAARREGESKLDRAVLFDFLAGLYDKTLGRVIPTRFALFGTVGALGVVVHFAVLTSLLFSFGERFALAQTAAVLVAMSFNFWLNNWLTYRDKRLKGWGALLRGWLGFCATCAVGAFANVAIATFLEGQGLFWAFAALAGIVVGSVWNYALSSRFVWGRF; this is translated from the coding sequence ATGCCGCTCGACCTTGCAATCATCCTGCCGACCCTCAACGAGCGCGGGAACCTCGCGCCGCTGGTCGATCGGATTGATGCAGCGATGGGCGATACCGCGTGGGAAGTCATCATTGTCGATGATGACAGCCGCGATGGGACTGCCGACGAGGCGCGTGCGCTGGCGGTCAGCGACCCGCGCGTGCGGGTGATCCAGCGTATCGGACGGCGGGGCCTTGCCAGTGCGGCGATTGAAGGCTTTTGCGCCACGGCGGCGCCTTTCGTGGCGGTGATGGACGCCGATCACCAGCACGATCCCGCGCTGCTCCCCGCGATGCTGGCGAGTTTGAAGGCGGGCGAGGCCGAGGTCTGCGTCGCCAGCCGCTTCATGCAGGGGGCCAGTACAGCCAATTGGGCCGCGCCCGAACGCGAGCGGCTGTCGGCCTTCGCCAACCGGGTGGCGCGCCGCTTGACGGGCGTGGCGCTCAGCGATCCGATGAGCGGCTATTTCATGCTCTCTGCCGCCCACGCCCGGGCGCTGGTGCCGCGCCTGTCAGGGATCGGGTTCAAGATCCTGCTCGACCTGCTGGCGACATCGGACAGGCCGCTGCGGGTGAAGGAACTCCCGCTGCAATTCGCCGCCCGCCGTGAGGGAGAAAGCAAGCTGGACCGTGCCGTGCTGTTCGATTTCCTTGCCGGGCTTTACGACAAGACCCTTGGCCGGGTGATCCCCACCCGCTTTGCCCTGTTCGGCACCGTCGGTGCGCTGGGCGTGGTGGTACATTTTGCGGTGCTGACCAGCCTGCTGTTCAGCTTTGGCGAGCGGTTTGCGCTGGCGCAAACCGCGGCGGTACTGGTAGCGATGAGCTTCAACTTCTGGCTCAACAACTGGCTGACCTATCGCGACAAGCGGCTGAAGGGCTGGGGTGCGCTGCTGCGTGGCTGGCTGGGGTTCTGCGCGACCTGCGCGGTGGGGGCCTTCGCCAATGTTGCGATTGCGACCTTTCTGGAAGGGCAGGGCCTATTCTGGGCATTCGCGGCGCTGGCGGGGATCGTGGTGGGATCCGTGTGGAACTACGCCCTGTCCAGCCGCTTCGTCTGGGGGAGGTTCTGA
- the rpsG gene encoding 30S ribosomal protein S7 yields the protein MSRRRRPEKRVILPDPQYGDQILSKFMNNLMLDGKKAVAEKIVYGALATVEAKAKADPIQLFHDALNNVKPQVEVRSRRVGGATYQVPVEVRPERAQALAIRWLITAARGRPETTMAARLSGELLDAANNRGNAVKKREDTHRMADANRAFSHYRW from the coding sequence ATGTCACGTCGTCGTCGTCCCGAAAAGCGGGTCATCCTGCCCGATCCCCAGTACGGGGATCAGATCCTGTCGAAGTTCATGAACAACCTCATGCTCGACGGTAAGAAGGCTGTTGCCGAAAAGATCGTCTATGGCGCGCTCGCCACGGTCGAAGCCAAGGCCAAGGCCGATCCCATCCAGCTGTTCCACGATGCGCTGAACAACGTGAAGCCGCAGGTCGAAGTGCGCAGCCGCCGTGTGGGTGGTGCGACCTATCAGGTGCCGGTGGAAGTGCGCCCCGAGCGTGCTCAGGCCCTCGCGATCCGCTGGCTGATCACCGCCGCGCGCGGTCGTCCGGAAACCACCATGGCAGCGCGTCTGTCGGGTGAGCTGCTCGATGCGGCCAACAACCGCGGCAACGCCGTCAAGAAGCGCGAAGACACGCACCGCATGGCGGACGCCAACCGCGCCTTCTCGCATTACCGCTGGTAA
- a CDS encoding trans-sulfuration enzyme family protein → MKKTTGMDRAATAKWRPATRALRGGTWRSEHGETSEALFLTSGYTYDDAQTVADRFAGEAVGMTYSRLQNPTVAMLEERIALMEGAEACRTQASGMAAMTAALLCQLSAGDHVVAARAAFGSCRWLVDNLLPKFGIATTVIDSADNAAWEAAIRPNTKVFFFETPANPTLDIVDLKHVCGLARAHGITTMVDNAFASPVLQRPMAFGADVVAYSATKLMDGQGRVLAGAICASKQWIDEVLMPFQRNTGPTLSAFNAWVVMKGLETLPLRAFKQSEQAVALGEFLEPRVTAAGGHLLHPGLPSHPRHDLAKAQMDATGPIFALDVGTRARAFAILDALRLIDISNNIGDARSLMCHPASTTHAGLTDEARAAMGVTEGLLRINVGLEDIEDLVEDMDQALAAAGI, encoded by the coding sequence ATGAAGAAGACCACCGGCATGGACCGCGCCGCCACGGCCAAATGGCGCCCCGCTACCCGCGCGCTGCGCGGCGGCACCTGGCGCAGCGAGCATGGGGAGACCAGCGAGGCGCTGTTCCTCACCTCGGGCTATACCTACGACGATGCCCAGACTGTCGCCGACCGCTTCGCGGGCGAGGCGGTGGGCATGACCTATTCGCGGCTTCAGAACCCCACCGTCGCCATGCTCGAAGAACGCATCGCGCTGATGGAGGGGGCAGAGGCCTGCCGTACGCAGGCAAGCGGGATGGCGGCGATGACAGCGGCGCTGCTGTGCCAGCTTTCGGCGGGCGATCATGTGGTTGCGGCGCGCGCCGCCTTTGGGAGCTGCCGCTGGCTGGTGGACAACCTGCTGCCCAAGTTCGGCATCGCCACCACCGTGATCGACAGCGCCGACAATGCCGCATGGGAAGCCGCGATCCGGCCCAATACCAAGGTGTTCTTCTTCGAGACTCCGGCCAATCCGACTCTCGATATCGTCGATCTCAAGCATGTCTGCGGCCTTGCCCGCGCGCACGGGATCACCACGATGGTCGACAATGCCTTCGCCTCGCCCGTCTTGCAGCGTCCGATGGCGTTCGGCGCGGATGTGGTGGCCTATTCGGCGACCAAGCTGATGGACGGGCAGGGCCGCGTGCTGGCGGGCGCGATCTGCGCGAGCAAGCAGTGGATCGACGAGGTGCTGATGCCGTTCCAGCGCAACACCGGCCCGACGCTCAGCGCCTTCAACGCCTGGGTGGTGATGAAAGGGCTCGAGACACTCCCCTTGCGCGCCTTCAAGCAATCCGAACAGGCCGTGGCGTTGGGCGAATTTCTTGAACCGCGGGTGACGGCGGCAGGCGGACACCTGCTCCACCCTGGCCTGCCGAGCCATCCGCGCCACGATCTGGCGAAAGCGCAGATGGACGCGACCGGCCCGATCTTCGCGCTCGATGTCGGCACGCGGGCGCGTGCCTTCGCGATCCTCGACGCGCTGAGGCTGATCGACATCTCGAACAATATCGGCGATGCGCGCAGCCTGATGTGCCACCCGGCCTCGACCACCCATGCGGGCCTCACAGACGAAGCGCGCGCGGCGATGGGCGTGACCGAGGGGCTGCTTCGGATCAACGTCGGACTGGAGGACATCGAAGACCTCGTCGAGGACATGGATCAGGCGTTGGCCGCGGCGGGGATCTGA
- the fusA gene encoding elongation factor G, with product MAREYPLERYRNIGIMAHIDAGKTTTTERILYYTGKSYKIGEVHDGAATMDWMEQEQERGITITSAATTTFWTAEDATMDPMSDPEALRANMPKHRINIIDTPGHVDFTIEVERSLRVLDGAVAVFDGVAGVEPQSETVWRQADKYGVPRMCFINKLDRTGADFYYCVQSIIDRLGARPLVLYIPIGAESQLQGVVDLVNNRGIVWKDESLGAKYEFIEIPADLADKAAEYREQLIETVVEQDDEVMEAYLEGNVPDAATLKRLIRKGTMARDFVPVVCGSAFKNKGVQPLLDAVVDYMPSPLDVPAIKGVLPDSDEEAERPSSDDAPFAALAFKIMNDPFVGSLTFTRIYSGKLTKGQVLNSVKDKKEKIGRMLLMHSNNREDIDEAFAGDIVALAGMKDTTTGDTLCDAAKPIILERMEFPEPVIELSVEPKTKADQEKMGIALNRLAQEDPSFRVSTDHESGQTIIKGMGELHLDIIVDRMRREFKVEANVGAPQVAYREYLAREVEVDYTHKKQSGGSGQFGRVKVVVTPGERGQGVVFEDQIKGGNIPREYIPAIEKGFREQAESGHLVGFPIIDFSIKLVDGAYHDVDSSAIAFEIAARGAMREVAQKSGIKLLEPIMKVEVVTPDDYLGDVIGDLNSRRGQIQGTDTRGNAQAVEANVPLANMFGYVNELRSFTQGRAQYTMQFSHYDEVPANVAAEVKEKLA from the coding sequence ATGGCCCGCGAGTATCCGCTGGAGCGCTATCGCAATATCGGCATCATGGCGCACATCGATGCCGGCAAGACCACCACGACCGAGCGTATTCTCTACTACACCGGCAAGTCCTACAAGATCGGCGAAGTGCATGATGGCGCTGCGACGATGGACTGGATGGAGCAGGAGCAGGAGCGCGGGATCACGATCACCTCGGCCGCGACCACGACCTTCTGGACCGCCGAAGATGCGACCATGGATCCGATGAGCGATCCGGAAGCGCTGCGGGCCAACATGCCCAAGCACCGCATCAACATCATCGACACCCCGGGCCACGTGGACTTCACCATCGAAGTCGAACGCTCGCTGCGCGTGCTCGACGGTGCCGTGGCGGTGTTCGACGGCGTGGCCGGTGTGGAGCCGCAGTCGGAAACCGTGTGGCGTCAGGCCGACAAGTACGGCGTGCCGCGGATGTGCTTCATCAACAAGCTCGACCGCACCGGCGCTGACTTCTATTACTGCGTCCAGTCGATCATCGACCGGCTCGGCGCGCGTCCGCTGGTGCTCTACATCCCGATCGGGGCCGAGAGCCAGCTGCAGGGCGTGGTCGACCTCGTCAACAACCGCGGCATCGTCTGGAAGGATGAAAGCCTCGGCGCGAAGTACGAGTTCATCGAAATCCCCGCCGACCTTGCCGACAAGGCCGCCGAATATCGCGAGCAGCTGATCGAAACCGTCGTCGAGCAGGACGACGAGGTGATGGAAGCCTATCTCGAAGGCAACGTCCCCGATGCAGCCACGCTCAAGCGCCTGATCCGCAAGGGCACCATGGCGCGCGATTTCGTGCCGGTCGTGTGCGGCTCGGCGTTCAAGAACAAGGGCGTCCAGCCCCTGCTTGACGCGGTGGTCGACTACATGCCTTCCCCGCTTGACGTTCCGGCGATCAAGGGCGTGCTGCCCGACAGCGACGAAGAAGCCGAGCGTCCGTCGAGCGACGATGCGCCCTTCGCCGCGCTGGCGTTCAAGATCATGAACGATCCCTTCGTCGGCTCGCTGACCTTCACCCGCATCTATTCGGGCAAGCTCACCAAGGGCCAGGTCCTGAACTCGGTGAAGGACAAGAAGGAAAAGATCGGCCGCATGCTGCTGATGCACTCGAACAACCGCGAGGACATCGATGAGGCATTTGCCGGCGACATCGTCGCGCTGGCGGGCATGAAGGACACCACCACCGGTGACACCCTGTGCGATGCCGCCAAGCCGATCATCCTTGAGCGCATGGAATTCCCCGAGCCGGTGATTGAGCTCTCGGTCGAACCCAAGACCAAGGCCGACCAGGAAAAGATGGGCATCGCGCTCAATCGTCTGGCGCAGGAGGATCCGTCCTTCCGCGTGTCGACCGATCACGAGAGCGGCCAGACCATCATCAAGGGCATGGGCGAACTGCACCTCGACATCATCGTCGACCGCATGCGCCGCGAATTCAAGGTCGAGGCCAATGTCGGTGCGCCGCAGGTGGCTTACCGTGAATACCTCGCCCGCGAAGTCGAGGTCGATTACACCCACAAGAAGCAGTCGGGCGGCTCGGGCCAGTTCGGCCGCGTCAAGGTTGTCGTCACTCCGGGTGAACGCGGCCAGGGTGTGGTCTTCGAAGACCAGATCAAGGGCGGGAACATCCCGCGCGAATACATCCCGGCGATCGAGAAGGGCTTCCGCGAGCAGGCCGAAAGCGGCCACCTTGTGGGCTTCCCGATCATCGACTTCTCGATCAAGCTGGTCGATGGTGCCTACCACGACGTCGACTCGAGCGCGATTGCGTTCGAAATCGCCGCCCGCGGTGCCATGCGCGAAGTCGCTCAGAAGTCGGGCATCAAGCTGCTCGAGCCGATCATGAAGGTCGAAGTTGTCACCCCGGACGATTATCTGGGCGACGTCATCGGCGACCTCAACAGCCGGCGCGGTCAGATCCAGGGCACCGATACCCGCGGCAATGCCCAGGCGGTGGAGGCCAACGTGCCGCTCGCCAACATGTTCGGCTACGTCAACGAACTGCGCTCGTTCACCCAGGGTCGTGCGCAGTACACCATGCAGTTCTCGCACTATGACGAGGTTCCGGCGAACGTCGCAGCCGAGGTCAAGGAGAAACTTGCCTAA
- the apaG gene encoding Co2+/Mg2+ efflux protein ApaG yields MKEFFQHAATTDGVTVRVAVNYLPEQSHPEAGKWFWVYHIRIENASHEALRLRTRHWRITDGRGMVNHVDGEGVVGEQPLLQPGESHDYVSGCPLTTPFGSMEGFYTFERADGSPAEVRIPFFPLAAPETAEGRSPR; encoded by the coding sequence ATGAAAGAATTCTTCCAGCACGCCGCCACCACCGACGGGGTCACCGTGAGGGTCGCCGTCAACTACCTGCCGGAGCAGTCGCATCCGGAAGCGGGAAAGTGGTTCTGGGTCTATCACATCCGCATCGAGAACGCCTCGCACGAAGCCCTGCGCCTGCGCACCCGGCACTGGCGGATCACCGATGGGCGCGGCATGGTCAACCACGTCGATGGCGAGGGCGTGGTGGGTGAGCAACCCTTGCTCCAGCCCGGAGAAAGCCACGACTATGTCTCCGGTTGCCCGCTGACGACGCCGTTCGGCTCGATGGAGGGCTTCTACACCTTCGAACGCGCCGACGGTTCTCCGGCCGAAGTCCGCATCCCCTTCTTCCCCCTCGCCGCGCCCGAGACCGCCGAAGGCCGCAGCCCCCGTTGA
- a CDS encoding TetR/AcrR family transcriptional regulator yields MSKDTLLPLLASHVLAHGLGGASLRPLAKAAGTSDRMLLYHFGTKEALISDLLAYLARAYAGALDAALGEARANTRGEVLARILAQGEAPEMRPFAVLWWEIVAGSARGVPGYLPAAQTMMDELLGWLEGQMPAGDPDPEGGARYLLTMIEGAMMLAAIGHEATARDGLLASGLMPS; encoded by the coding sequence ATGTCAAAGGACACCCTGCTGCCGCTGCTTGCTTCCCACGTGCTCGCGCACGGTCTGGGCGGAGCAAGCCTGCGACCACTGGCCAAGGCGGCAGGAACGAGCGATCGGATGCTGCTCTACCATTTTGGCACCAAGGAAGCGTTGATATCGGATCTTCTGGCCTATCTCGCCCGGGCCTATGCCGGCGCGCTGGATGCAGCCCTGGGGGAGGCCAGAGCGAACACGCGCGGCGAGGTGCTGGCGCGGATCCTCGCGCAGGGTGAGGCACCGGAGATGCGGCCCTTTGCGGTGCTGTGGTGGGAGATCGTGGCGGGTTCTGCGCGCGGGGTGCCGGGTTATCTCCCCGCCGCGCAGACGATGATGGACGAGCTGCTCGGCTGGCTCGAAGGGCAGATGCCGGCAGGCGATCCCGATCCGGAGGGCGGCGCGCGCTATCTGCTGACCATGATCGAGGGCGCGATGATGCTTGCCGCAATCGGCCATGAAGCCACCGCGCGCGACGGCCTGCTTGCGAGCGGCCTCATGCCGTCCTAG
- the rpsL gene encoding 30S ribosomal protein S12 gives MPTINQLVRKGRVPQKAKSKVPAMEQNPQKRGVCTRVYTTTPKKPNSALRKVAKVRLTNQREVISYIPGEGHNLQEHSVVLIRGGRVRDLPGVRYHVLRGVLDTQGVKDRKQSRSKYGAKRPK, from the coding sequence ATGCCGACGATCAACCAGCTGGTCCGCAAGGGCCGCGTTCCGCAGAAGGCCAAGAGCAAGGTCCCTGCGATGGAGCAGAACCCGCAGAAGCGCGGCGTCTGCACCCGCGTCTACACGACGACCCCGAAGAAGCCGAACTCGGCGCTGCGCAAGGTGGCCAAGGTCCGCCTGACCAACCAGCGCGAAGTCATCAGCTACATCCCGGGCGAAGGCCACAACCTGCAGGAGCACAGCGTCGTGCTGATCCGCGGCGGGCGTGTGCGCGACCTTCCCGGCGTGCGCTATCACGTGCTGCGCGGCGTGCTCGACACGCAGGGCGTGAAGGACCGCAAGCAGTCGCGTTCGAAGTACGGCGCCAAGCGTCCGAAGTAA
- a CDS encoding 2-hydroxychromene-2-carboxylate isomerase encodes MTKRVELVFDFVSPNAYLVWWPLRELVDQYEAELDVIPVFLAGMHKLTGNAPPMIRDAEVKGKNAYAQLEMDRFIAKHGLTRYRLHPQFPFNSITLQRMLQAACEDGRGVQFVEALLRPIWEDGLDVFDPQAIGAVLAAAGFDAADLFARAQTDAVKQGLAANTDAVVERGAFGIPTMWVGDEMFFGKERLGQVEEELAKG; translated from the coding sequence ATGACCAAACGCGTGGAACTCGTCTTCGATTTCGTATCCCCCAATGCCTACCTTGTGTGGTGGCCGCTGCGCGAGCTGGTCGATCAGTATGAGGCGGAACTGGACGTCATTCCGGTGTTCCTTGCCGGGATGCACAAGCTTACCGGCAATGCCCCGCCGATGATCCGCGATGCCGAGGTCAAGGGCAAGAACGCCTATGCCCAGCTGGAGATGGACCGCTTCATCGCCAAGCACGGCCTGACGAGATACCGCCTCCACCCGCAATTCCCGTTCAATTCGATCACGTTGCAGCGGATGCTCCAGGCCGCCTGCGAGGACGGGCGAGGGGTACAGTTCGTCGAGGCGCTGCTGCGCCCGATCTGGGAAGACGGGCTCGACGTGTTCGATCCGCAGGCAATCGGCGCGGTGCTGGCAGCAGCGGGCTTCGACGCCGCCGACCTCTTCGCCCGCGCTCAGACCGACGCGGTCAAGCAGGGCCTTGCCGCCAACACCGACGCCGTGGTCGAACGCGGCGCCTTCGGCATCCCGACGATGTGGGTGGGCGACGAGATGTTCTTCGGCAAGGAACGGCTGGGGCAGGTCGAGGAAGAACTGGCGAAGGGGTGA
- a CDS encoding M15 family metallopeptidase, producing the protein MAMKVDVVGQLSRRKALRAGGAGVIAGWLNACAPRVLTGAPASVVMPVDPAATAAPDLVDLARFDPRFRFDIRYATSANFMGRVLYPVARAVAQRPVAEALSRVQTRAEAVGYGLLIFDAYRPWRITKMMWDETPPEKREFVADPRTGSRHNRGCSIDLSLHRDGAEVAMPSPYDDFTAAAYRSNTDASLEALAASRLLEEWMVAEGFVPLANEWWHYDWKDWRRYPIMDVPLEDVTAR; encoded by the coding sequence ATGGCGATGAAGGTGGACGTGGTCGGGCAGCTTTCACGGCGGAAGGCGCTGCGGGCAGGAGGAGCGGGCGTGATCGCGGGCTGGCTGAATGCCTGTGCGCCGCGCGTGCTGACCGGAGCCCCTGCCTCGGTTGTCATGCCGGTCGATCCGGCAGCAACCGCTGCGCCCGATCTGGTCGATCTGGCCCGCTTCGATCCGCGCTTCCGGTTCGACATCCGCTATGCCACGAGCGCCAATTTCATGGGCCGGGTGCTCTACCCCGTGGCCCGCGCCGTCGCGCAGCGCCCGGTGGCCGAGGCGCTTTCGCGCGTCCAGACCCGCGCCGAGGCCGTCGGATATGGCCTCCTGATCTTCGACGCCTATCGCCCCTGGCGCATCACGAAAATGATGTGGGACGAGACCCCGCCCGAAAAGCGCGAATTCGTCGCCGACCCGCGCACCGGATCGCGCCACAATCGCGGCTGTTCGATCGACCTGTCGCTGCACCGCGACGGCGCGGAGGTGGCGATGCCCAGCCCCTATGACGATTTCACCGCGGCCGCCTATCGCAGCAACACCGATGCTTCGCTCGAGGCGCTGGCCGCCAGCCGATTGTTGGAGGAATGGATGGTGGCCGAAGGCTTCGTCCCGCTCGCCAATGAATGGTGGCACTACGACTGGAAGGACTGGCGACGCTACCCGATCATGGATGTGCCGCTGGAGGATGTGACGGCGCGGTAA